GGAAGAGTAACTGCCTAAATAGGAAAGTGTTCCATAATAGTGTGCAAAGAACAAGAGAGTTCTGATTTAATCTCTGGAACTCGACCTGGACCTTGATCTTGACTTTGAACGAGACCTAGAACGGGATCTTGAAGCTCTTTTTGGTGGAGGGGACACAGAACGGGCCTTTGAGGGTGGAACAGGTAGCGGCGAATTGGAACGGGACTGGCTCCTTGATCTGGATTTGACTTTATATCaccctttccattttctttgggGGATCGGGACCGAGACCTGCTTCGAGATTTCTCATACTCATCCTTAGATCTGCTTCGAGAATGTGAATGGGAGACCCGATCAGACTTGGGCTTAGATTTGCTCTTTGATCTAGATTTCCTGCCTTTTGATCGAGAACGTGATCGACCTTTGCTCCGCGACCTGGAACTGGACAAGGAAAGACCGATTCTCTCAATACTTTGTAAGAACATACACGTACTCCATAAACAAGTACAGTAATATTCACAGTGACTCAACACAACATTATTTACCGGGAGCGACTTTTTGAGATACTTCGAGATCTACTGCGGCTGCTCCTGCGACTCCTACTTCGTGACCGTCTTCTAGATCGAGACCTATTAGGAGACAAACAATGAAGTCTTAATTTCAATCCATCTTAAATACATCTGTGCCATCTGGCAAAAATAGATAAGCCAaagaataatgtttttctttactaCGAAATTAAATACACTGTTCAAAACATCCAGAAGAAAACCCAATGATGCACAGCCAAAACAAACTAAAAGCTGGCTTTAATTCAGGTAGGCAACAATTGAAATTACTCCATTAATCCCTTTTTTTGGCAAATATTCTGTTTCCTCCCCACAGTGTCCTTCAGCAAGTTACCTGGATCTGCTTCCAGAGTAAGATCGCCTATGGCTTGTGCGCGGCTTATCTTCAATAAGCCTAATATTTCTGCCATTTATTTCTGTGCCATCCAGTTTGTCCAAAGCACGCTTCATGTCAGAGTAGGAGCGAAACTCAATTACACCCTCATTTGTTCGTTCCTTGTGGGCATCCGCATAGGTTACTTCACCTGCTTGTCGCATAAAATCCTGAAATGATAAGATTGGTCAGACTCGGAAATCTTAAAAGATCTATATACTATAATAAATTCCCAGAAATAAGAATGTAAAGAGTTTACTTCAAAGCATTAGTCGTATCCTTTGTATCTTGAATTACAGCACATACCTTTAAATCTTGCCAACTGCACCGACTAGAAAGATTTTCTACAATAAGCCTGTATTCTGTACGAACAGGTGGTCCGTATTTGTCTCTGCCAGATGTTCTCCGACTGCTGTATCCACCTCCACCACCTTTATCACATGAAGGGAACAATTAGATGCCTTGTAATGATAAAAACGCATAATGTCTTTGAAAGTTAGTACAAACATATCAACTTTTATTTACTGGAGTAGGACTTTGCTATTATATTGCTAAACCTTCGACACATTTGTGATTTgccataaaattaaattaagggCAAGTCAAATAGACTAAATCCAACTAAACCTCTCCTACAATCTGTTAGAGAGTGACTGCTCCTTTATTCGATTTACCTCgctaagttttattttacagaacattgtaaaatataaaacttaactgATTACATGCATttctacattttacaaaaatgtttac
Above is a window of Rhinopithecus roxellana isolate Shanxi Qingling unplaced genomic scaffold, ASM756505v1 contig4330, whole genome shotgun sequence DNA encoding:
- the LOC104678890 gene encoding LOW QUALITY PROTEIN: serine/arginine-rich splicing factor 6 (The sequence of the model RefSeq protein was modified relative to this genomic sequence to represent the inferred CDS: inserted 1 base in 1 codon) gives rise to the protein MPRVYIGRLSYNVREKDIQRFFSGYGRLLEVDLKNGYGFVEFEDSRDADDAVYELNGKELCGERVIVEHARGPRRDRDGYSYGSRSGGGGYSSRRTSGRDKYGPPVRTEYRLIVENLSSRCSWQDLKDFMRQAGEVTYADAHKERTNEGVIEFRSYSDMKRALDKLDGTEINGRNIRLIEDKPRTSHRRSYSGSRSRSRSRRRSRSRSRRSSRSRSRSISKSRSRSRSRSKGRSRSRSKGRKSRSKSKSKPKSDRVSHSHSRSRSKDEYEKSRSRSRSRSPKENGKGDIKXKSRSRSQSRSNSPLPVPPSKARSVSPPPKRASRSRSRSRSKSRSRSRSSSRD